The proteins below are encoded in one region of Pelagibacterium flavum:
- a CDS encoding flavin-dependent oxidoreductase — protein sequence MTEPRVLIAGGGIGGLAMALTLHQIGVKFTVFESARELAPLGVGINLQPNAVRELYDLGIGPDDLDTIGVPSREWALVGLNGNDIYSEPRGLLAGYSWPQYSAHRGRLHMLLYNKLVERAGPGCVKLGHRVTGYEHASDGTVSAQIRLADGHTAQETGTLLVGADGIHSQIRAQMHPDQPPINWGGAIMWRGTTKAKPIRTGSSFVGLGTHRHRLVFYPISPVDPETGLATINWIAERTVETGGDWTNSGWFRPTAVEEFIDHFADWRYDWLDVPDLLSRADIAYENPMIDRDPVDTWQDGPVILMGDAAHAMYPTGSNGASQAIVDARVLGAAMLEKGITPAALAAYNEKLCGPISQVILRNRSAGPFGLLNIVDERCGGVFEDIEDVIPSHERSAFMAKYKSAAGFAVEQLNAASPTIPAGQSLARAVPA from the coding sequence GTGACCGAACCTCGCGTACTCATCGCCGGCGGCGGCATTGGCGGTCTGGCCATGGCGCTGACGCTTCATCAGATCGGCGTAAAATTCACCGTATTTGAGTCCGCACGCGAACTCGCTCCGCTGGGGGTGGGGATCAATCTCCAGCCCAACGCGGTCCGCGAGCTCTATGACCTCGGCATCGGCCCTGACGATCTCGATACGATCGGCGTGCCATCCAGGGAATGGGCGCTGGTCGGGCTCAACGGCAACGACATCTATTCCGAGCCGCGCGGACTATTGGCCGGTTACAGCTGGCCGCAATATTCGGCCCATCGCGGCCGCCTGCACATGCTGCTCTACAACAAGCTCGTCGAGCGCGCCGGGCCCGGCTGCGTCAAGCTCGGCCACAGGGTGACCGGCTACGAGCACGCTTCCGACGGCACCGTTAGCGCGCAAATCCGTCTCGCGGACGGCCATACGGCGCAAGAGACGGGCACGCTGCTTGTCGGCGCCGATGGCATCCACTCTCAAATCCGCGCCCAGATGCACCCCGATCAGCCTCCCATCAACTGGGGCGGCGCCATCATGTGGCGCGGCACCACAAAGGCCAAGCCGATCCGCACCGGCTCATCCTTCGTGGGGCTGGGCACGCACCGGCACAGGCTGGTTTTTTATCCCATCTCCCCGGTCGATCCTGAAACCGGGCTTGCCACCATCAACTGGATCGCCGAGCGAACCGTTGAGACCGGCGGGGACTGGACGAACAGCGGCTGGTTCCGGCCCACCGCTGTCGAAGAGTTCATCGACCATTTCGCCGACTGGCGCTATGACTGGCTGGACGTGCCGGACCTGTTGAGCCGCGCCGACATCGCCTATGAGAACCCCATGATCGACCGCGATCCGGTCGATACATGGCAGGACGGGCCGGTGATACTGATGGGCGACGCCGCGCATGCCATGTACCCAACCGGCTCGAATGGCGCCAGCCAGGCGATCGTCGACGCTCGCGTGCTCGGTGCCGCCATGCTCGAAAAAGGCATCACCCCGGCCGCGCTGGCCGCCTACAATGAAAAGCTTTGCGGCCCGATTTCCCAGGTCATCCTGCGCAACCGCAGCGCCGGACCGTTCGGACTGCTCAACATTGTCGACGAGCGGTGCGGCGGCGTATTCGAGGACATCGAAGACGTCATTCCATCCCACGAACGCAGCGCGTTCATGGCCAAATACAAGTCAGCAGCGGGATTTGCCGTCGAGCAGCTCAACGCCGCATCGCCGACCATCCCGGCGGGTCAGTCACTGGCTCGTGCCGTTCCGGCCTAG
- a CDS encoding DUF3237 domain-containing protein, which translates to MTSLPTPGLSYFCTLEVHLSKPVSVGPSAAGTKRVIPIKGGRVHGPKISGRILDMGADWQMILEGGIAELDARYAFETDDGAVIEIRNFGIRHGPEDVIQRLAAGEACPPQSYYMRSGARLETGHPDYAWINKTMFVGTGARLANAVQIDLYAID; encoded by the coding sequence TTGACCTCTCTTCCTACCCCCGGCCTTAGCTATTTCTGTACCCTCGAGGTCCATCTCTCCAAGCCCGTGAGCGTGGGACCGTCCGCCGCCGGCACAAAGCGGGTCATACCCATCAAGGGTGGGCGCGTGCATGGACCGAAGATTTCCGGCCGCATTCTCGACATGGGCGCCGATTGGCAGATGATCCTGGAGGGAGGCATTGCCGAACTCGATGCGCGCTACGCCTTCGAAACCGATGACGGTGCGGTAATCGAGATACGCAACTTCGGCATCCGGCACGGCCCCGAGGACGTGATCCAAAGGCTGGCGGCGGGAGAAGCCTGCCCACCGCAATCCTATTACATGCGAAGCGGTGCCCGGCTCGAGACCGGCCATCCAGATTACGCATGGATCAACAAGACCATGTTCGTGGGCACCGGTGCGCGGCTGGCCAATGCCGTTCAGATCGATCTTTACGCCATCGACTGA
- a CDS encoding pyocin activator PrtN family protein encodes MTEASNDNHSTIAILLAQYGQRVVIPVEQVCRDYFSHLDPAKFVRKVNEGAIAIPMMRVEASQKSAKGIHVADLAEWLDARREAARKECRQLAA; translated from the coding sequence TTGACTGAAGCATCGAACGACAACCACAGCACAATCGCCATTTTGTTGGCGCAATACGGCCAGCGCGTCGTGATCCCGGTCGAACAGGTTTGTCGAGATTATTTTAGCCATCTGGACCCTGCCAAATTCGTCCGCAAGGTGAATGAGGGCGCAATTGCTATTCCTATGATGCGAGTGGAGGCCAGCCAAAAAAGCGCTAAAGGCATTCACGTAGCAGACCTTGCCGAATGGCTCGACGCACGGCGGGAAGCAGCGCGCAAAGAATGCAGACAGCTAGCCGCCTAG
- a CDS encoding FAD-dependent monooxygenase: protein MFNFDHQVIIAGGGPTGLMLAGELALAGADVAIVEQRPNQEVEGSRAGGLHPRSIEVLDQRGIADRFIAQGEKHHVVHFAGALLDASDRPSRHNYTLALWQEKIELGLAEWVSELPAKFYRSCKVTGFTERDDGVSVALDDGRSLGAQYLVGCDGGRSIVRKKAGIGFPGWDSDISYLIFEAEMSGPQLGIRHGPKGLYAIGPLDGENRFRGVITEQELERGDGPDIHDLRRALAAAYGTDFSVRNVTWLSRFTDAARQAETYRKGRILVAGDTAHVHSPAGGQGLNIGLQDAVNLGWKLGQVVRGISADDLLNSYHTERHPIGVALLKSTLALTALNRGDERTNALREMMAKVMQMDGPRKWYAAQMSGLDVHYDLGEGHPLLGRRMPDLDITTANGPTTVFNLLYDARPVLLTLGETENFDIADRENRIKLVEATLEGTIELPVIGAVETPAAVLIRPDGHVAWVKDGNPGSLGGAIAKWF, encoded by the coding sequence ATGTTCAATTTCGATCATCAAGTGATCATCGCCGGAGGCGGCCCGACAGGACTGATGCTGGCGGGCGAGCTGGCGTTGGCGGGCGCAGATGTCGCCATTGTTGAGCAGCGGCCAAACCAGGAGGTTGAGGGCTCCCGAGCGGGCGGCCTGCACCCGCGCTCAATCGAAGTCCTCGACCAACGTGGCATTGCCGATCGATTCATCGCCCAAGGCGAGAAGCACCATGTGGTCCATTTTGCCGGAGCGCTTCTCGATGCCAGCGATCGCCCGTCCCGTCACAATTACACACTCGCACTGTGGCAGGAGAAAATCGAACTGGGCCTCGCCGAATGGGTTTCGGAACTACCGGCGAAATTCTATCGCAGCTGCAAGGTTACCGGCTTCACCGAGCGCGATGACGGCGTATCCGTCGCCCTGGATGATGGCCGGTCACTGGGCGCGCAATATCTTGTCGGTTGCGATGGCGGGCGCAGCATCGTGCGCAAGAAGGCCGGCATCGGTTTTCCGGGCTGGGATTCCGATATCAGCTATCTGATCTTCGAAGCGGAGATGTCGGGCCCGCAACTTGGCATCCGTCACGGCCCGAAAGGTCTTTATGCCATCGGTCCGCTGGACGGCGAAAATCGCTTCCGCGGCGTGATAACCGAGCAAGAACTCGAACGGGGAGACGGACCCGATATCCATGACCTGCGCCGGGCGCTGGCCGCGGCGTATGGCACCGATTTCAGCGTTCGCAACGTCACCTGGCTCTCACGCTTCACCGATGCCGCGCGTCAGGCCGAAACCTATCGCAAAGGCAGGATCCTTGTGGCGGGCGACACCGCCCATGTCCACTCCCCCGCAGGAGGACAGGGGCTGAACATCGGGCTACAGGATGCCGTCAATTTGGGCTGGAAACTCGGCCAGGTGGTCAGGGGAATTTCAGCGGACGATTTGCTGAACTCCTATCATACAGAGCGACACCCCATCGGAGTGGCCCTGCTCAAAAGCACCCTTGCGCTGACCGCGCTGAATCGTGGCGACGAACGGACCAATGCCCTGCGTGAGATGATGGCCAAAGTGATGCAAATGGACGGGCCGCGAAAATGGTATGCGGCACAGATGTCCGGATTGGACGTGCATTACGACCTTGGCGAGGGTCACCCACTGTTGGGGCGGCGGATGCCCGATCTCGACATCACGACCGCAAACGGCCCGACGACGGTCTTCAATCTTCTTTACGATGCCCGGCCGGTGCTGCTGACCTTAGGCGAAACCGAGAACTTCGATATCGCGGATCGGGAAAACCGCATCAAGCTGGTTGAAGCGACGTTGGAGGGAACCATCGAGCTTCCCGTCATCGGTGCGGTCGAAACGCCTGCGGCAGTCCTGATCCGGCCCGATGGACATGTTGCCTGGGTCAAGGATGGGAATCCTGGAAGCCTTGGCGGTGCAATCGCCAAGTGGTTTTGA